In Archocentrus centrarchus isolate MPI-CPG fArcCen1 chromosome 1, fArcCen1, whole genome shotgun sequence, the following proteins share a genomic window:
- the ppp3r1b gene encoding calcineurin subunit B type 1b gives MAGTKQEADADEIKRLGRRFKKLDLDDSGSLSVEEFMSLPELQQNPLVQRVIDILDTDENGEVDFKEFIEGVFQFSVKGDKEQRLRFAFRIYDMDKDGYISNGELFQVLKMMVGSNLKDTQLQQIVDKTILNADKDGDGRISFEEFCAVVSGMDIHKKMVVDI, from the exons ATGGCCGGCACGAAGCAGGAAGCCG ACGCTGATGAGATTAAGAGGCTGGGAAGGAGATTTAAGAAACTCGACCTGGATGACTCCGGGTCCCTGAGCGTGGAGGAGTTCATGTCCCTGCCGGAGCTCCAGCAGAATCCCCTGGTGCAGCGAGTCATCGACATATTGGACACCGATGAAAACGGGGAAGTCGACTTTAAAG aGTTCATTGAAGGAGTCTTTCAGTTCAGCGTCAAAGGGGACAAAGAGCAGAGGCTGCGCT TTGCCTTCAGGATCTATGACATGGACAAGGATGGCTACATCTCCAACGGAGAActcttccaggtcctgaagaTGATGGTGGGCAGCAACCTGAAGGACACGCAGCTGCAGCAGATTGTCGACAAAACCATCCTGAACGCTGACAAAGACGGAGACGGCAGGATCTCCTTTGAGGAGTTCTGTGCG GTCGTCAGTGGAATGGACATTCACAAAAAGATGGTGGTGGACATCTGA
- the LOC115782018 gene encoding E3 ubiquitin-protein ligase TRIM21-like, producing MSAASNLRAEDQFLCSICLDVFTDPVTTSCGHNFCKKCITQHWNINVRYQCPKCNNVFKTRPEFHLNTFISEMVAQFRHEAQQKASSSSSEQQAPKPAEVLCDVCTGTKLKALKSCLVCLTSYCQTHLEPHLTVKGLKRHQLMEPAENLESRMCTKHDKPLELFCKTNQTCVCVLCSVLDHKNHEFVPLREESEGKKAELRKTEAGIQQMIQKRRLKIEEVKESVKMSKDAADREKAEGVQVFTALMESAERGLKELIKEIEDKQETAEKQAEGFIKDLEQEISELMERSSEVEQLSQSEDHLHLLQSFSSLKAAPPTKDWTKVSVRPAHEGTVVRAVAQLEERLRKEKKKLLEAKLKKVQQYAVDVTLDPDTANPYLILSDDGKRVNHESEKKKLRDNPERFSYCVCVLGTQSFSSGRFYFEVQVKGKTDWDLGVATESSKRKGNIRLTPQDGFWTVWLRNENEYTACAVPPVSLCLQSAPEKVGLFVDYEEGLVSFYDVDAAALIYSFTGCSFTQELHPYFSPGLYHGGKNSAPLIICPVNHTQ from the coding sequence ATGTCTGCTGCCAGCAATCTGCGAGCTGAAGATCAGTTTCTGTGCTCCATCTGTCTGGATGTGTTCACTGATCCAGTCACCACATCATGTGGACACAACTTCTGCAAGAAATGCATCACTCAGCACTGGAATATTAATGTTAGGTACCAGTGTCCCAAGTGTAACAACGTGTTCAAGACAAGACCCGAATTTCATCTTAACACCTTCATCTCTGAGATGGTCGCTCAGTTCAGACATGAAGCTCAGCagaaagccagcagcagcagctcagagcaacAAGCTCCCAAACCAGCAGAAGTTCTCTGTGACGTCTGCACTGGAACCAAACTGAAGGCCCTgaagtcctgcctggtgtgtctgACCTCCTACTGTCAGACTCACCTGGAGCCTCATCTGACAGTGAAAGGTCTGAAAAGACATCAGCTGATGGAGCCTGCAGAGAACCTGGAAAGCAGGATGTGTACAAAGCACGATAAACCTCTGGAGCTGTTCTGCAAGACCAACCagacatgtgtctgtgtgctctgctctgttttagACCACAAGAACCATGAGTTTGTTCCTCTGAGAGAAGAGTCTGAAGGAAAGAAGGCAGAGCTGAGGAAGACAGAGGCTGGAATTCAGCAGATGATCCAGAAGAGACGACTGAAGATCGAGGAGGTCAAAGAGTCAGTGAAGATGAGCAAagatgctgcagacagagagaaagcagaaggTGTTCAGGTCTTCACTGCTCTGATGGAGTCTGCTGAGAGAGGCCTGAAGGAGCTCATAAAGGAGATCgaagacaaacaggaaacagcagagaaacaggctgaaggtttcatcaaagatctgGAACAGGAAATCTCTGAGCTGATGGAGAGAAGCTCTGaggtggagcagctctcacagtCTGaagaccacctccacctcctccaaagcTTCTCATCTCTGAAAGCTGCTCCACCCACCAAGGACTGGACAAAGGTCAGCGTCCGTCCAGCACATGAGGGGACTGTGGTGAGAGCTGTGGCTCAGCTGGAGGAGAGACtcaggaaagagaagaagaagctgcttgaGGCTAAGCTGAAGAAGGTCCAGCAGTATGCAGTAGATGTGACTCTTGATCCTGATACAGCAAATCCTTATCTCATCCTGTCTGATGATGGGAAGAGAGTGAATCATGAGAGTGAGAAGAAGAAACTTCGAGACAATCCAGAGAGATTTtcttactgtgtttgtgttttaggaACTCAGAGTTTCTCTTCAGGCAGATTTTACTTTGAGGTTCAGGTTAAAGGAAAGACTGACTGGGATTTAGGAGTGGCCACAGAGTCGAGCAAAAGGAAGGGAAACATCAGACTGACTCCTCAGGATGGTTTCTGGACTGTGTGgctgagaaatgaaaatgagtaCACAGCTTGTGCTGTTCCTCCAGTCTCCCTCTGTCTTCAGTCTGCTCCTGAGAAGGTGGGGCTGTTTGTGGATTATGAGGAGGGTCTGGTTTCCTTTTATGATGtagatgctgcagctctgatctaCTCCTTTACTGGCTGCTCCTTCACTCAGGAACTCCATCCATACTTCAGTCCTGGTCTTTATCATGGTGGTAAAAACTCTGCTCCTCTGATTATCTGTCCTGTCAATCACACtcagtaa